One Gavia stellata isolate bGavSte3 chromosome 31, bGavSte3.hap2, whole genome shotgun sequence genomic window, GACATACAGAGAATCCAGGACCAGCTATCGGGAAAGTGCAAAGGCTCTTTCTACGTGTCCCTGGCAGCAGAAATGGAATACATTTTTCATCTCCCTTTACAGTGCCATTGCAGCATTCAGGAAGGAGAACTAAGCCTGCTTTTTTTTGCATCTTCAAGGCTGAGGTAGAgttgtttgggaggagacagcTGGGAACCTTGCGCTGTCTTATGTGGATCAATAATGGTGTTTCGGTTGTGTACGCATCTTTGAAGCAAAGCTTCATCCCCCTGAGTGTTCAATGTGATGCCTCTAGCCAGTCCTTGCTATGCACTGGAAAAAATGGAGGACTCTCTTTTAGGAACAGAACAACTCTGTAAATCTACAAATTAGACTCCTCTTCCCCTAAAAAAGGCAAATCTGTTGCATCCTCCTTCTTTCTACTTTTCGTGACACATGAATCAAGATTTTTAATGTGAGGCATCTTTCcctgaaaagggaaaggaaggtcTTAACTCTGTATGCCTTATTTGTAATGCGCGTACTCTGACACTTGCCCACCTCTACGGGTGTGCCCTATGTTAAGAGCAGGCTTTTAAAAGAGCACTCGAAGGGCTCAAAATGGGTAGAAGAGAtgcaatcaaaatatttttctgggtGTATTCATAGAGGATAAAGGGTATAGTAATGAGAAACTAGCCAGAGTTAATTCATGCTAAAGGTCTTTAATTGAAAGATATGGTCACCAATTGATCTGTTTCAGCATCTGAATCATCAAGAATGAAACTTTCAAAAGAGGAGATGCCAGGGAAGAACAGCATCGGGGTTGGCTTTGTGCAGCAGCTATCGGGCATCCATGCTTGGTTCAAGAAAGGTAAGATTTTCAGACCTTGTTATTGCCATGACAGTAGTTAAGGTCCAGAAGTTGCAGGACATCAAGTCTAATGCATGATCCTTGATTGTATATGTATTGGGgtcctttaaaaacaagaaaagaaaaaagaacaccaCGAGGTTATACCTAAGATGGTGTTAAGTGATCTGTGCATTCATTGGCAGCCTTTAAAACCTGGTACACTGCACTCGCATTTTTAATCAAATTGAGCCATCTCACGTACCAAAGCAACTATCACAGCAAAGCAAGCAGCGCGCAGGTGGGAATGCTGCTGTGTCAGAATGCAACACCCTATGCCTGATCTGTAGAGCATCTTTCTCATGACAGGGTTTGCAGACAATCAGCTTGCAGTAAGGCTCAGAGTACTTTGCTGGTGCTTCAGATTAACTCCTCTGGGTAAAACTTAGTtcctttatatatatttaaaaagaatttctttttttccccccaatacAAGAAATTCTATTGCAAGTGATCAAAATACAGTTACGGCACCCACAGCAAGACAGTTGATTTATACTGGTCTCCATAGTAATAGCTGGCATTCTACAACCGTATTTTTATTGCTCTGAGTGAGCAAAGTTTTTAATAATTGctgcaacagaaatattttatgtgtaTGAGTGAAAGATTCTTTTGTACCTGACACAACTGGATCTTTAACTCAGAAATGAATGATCAGAAAGACATGCTATTTAatattcttttggttttgcagtaCAGAGGGGCACTATTACACTCTATACTGTTAGTATATATTACCGTGCATTATACAGTTATGCTAGTGCTAGGTAACAGGCCCTGTCAGGGCCTATCGGGGAATCCTGTGAAGTGCAGGTCATTAAACTCCTAGGTAACATGACCATTCCGCCTCTGAAAAACCTACAGGGAATGAAGCAACTTGGCTTAGTATTGTGAAACACCAGGGTTTGGTGCCATTCCTCGGTAAACTTATGAGCAATCTCTGAACTGAAGGATAGGGGTTCTTAGGACTGCCCTTTTTCTTTACCTTGGCATCACAGATGAGGTCAATATGCAAAATTCTGGGCCAAAACTTAAGCCACCTTAAACTTGACTAAAAGGAGTAGTAAAGGTTTGGATCACATCATTTATGGAGGTTGTGACTCAACACTATTCCAATCCTGATCTGCAGAGATACTGAACCCTTTCTGCAACTCCTGAGGTTCTCAATTTGTGTCCATCTGTAGTTGGAACAGCAGCATTTGCGTATCGTTCCCCAACGAAAAAAATGCCTGGGTAGCTACAGACTTAATTCATTTGGTTGCACTCACCGTGAACTTCATAAGCCATATAGGTTGTGAGTCCTCTGCACATAGCGAAGATGTCTGGTCCGTAAGAGTTGAGGTCACGGACAAGTCTCTTCATGAGGACGAATGTGATCTCCTTTGTAGTTTGTCCTTGACCTTTCAGGTTCTAAACATCAAATAACATCATTCAGCAAGATCGGTGCCTTGATCCATTTAATGCTATGCATACTCCTGTTTCTGGGATGATGACCCAGTGCTTGATGTTTTACTCAAACCTGTATTTAGTACAATCTTTTAATCCACTGTGTGACTATGGGACCATGAGCAAGCATTGAAGGCAGCTCCTATGGCATATCTTTCTAAGGGAGTCAAGGAGGGAGGCTAAAGAGAACTGGAAACTGAATTAATTAAACAGCTGAACAGGAAAAGAGTAGTGCAGTCAGTATTTTAACACAGACCTCCTACTAAAGTACTTCCTCAGTCACTTGCTAACCTCTCACCCTAGAGGTACTCAGGTTGTAACTTGGAAGCGTGGAAGAAGTCTACTCATTCAGCCTTCTAAAACTGGAACCAAAGAGGGCAGTAGCAACACTTGGCAGACACATTTACACTAAAATTATTTGCAAGTAGTGCTTATGACCTCTTTGAGAACTCTGAGTGTTTTAGTGGGACAGTTTTTTCTGAACTGTTCCAGAGTGCTTTGTTTCAAAtgaatttcaaatatattttcctaCTTGAGTGCTTTGTTGTCTGGATGCCCGTATTTTCTCTTAAGACCTAGGCTTCCTGCTGGTTTGTATCTCTCATCGTTCAGCTACAGCCACAGGACTCCCGTTCTGGCTCATACAGTTAATATGGAACAAAGGCTGCTGAATACAGAGATGCGTTCTTACGCCCTAAAGGAAAATGGAGGTCTGAACAATAGCGTCTGCAAAGCAATGTTCCGCAATGGAAAACGCAACTTTGTATTGAAATGACTCAGAACTATTTTTAGATATTGCTATCTGAAAATAATTGATGCCATTAAAGGTTTCCTAATATAAACAGTTTCTTAGCAACCTGCAAACCTAAACTTCCTCAGAGAAAATGtagctggggagggaggggggaagggggtgggAATGATGCAcctactctttttcttttgaaaaaccATCCCCATGGCAAATTCCCAAGCCACGTTACTGTTCAGAAAAACAATCCTGCTGCTTGTGAAAATCTCACCttctcaagaaagaaaaagcagttaagAAACAGCTTGATGAACTCCAGGGTAAAGGCACACTTAGCAGGGACGACTGGGATTGACATAGGCTTTCACAATTTTGGTGGAATCTTATCAAAGGGTTCCTGAAAGCCCACTCCAGTATGCTTCCTTCTTGCTGGTAAGCAAGGAGTTGAGATAAGCTTCAGGGGGCACAGAGATGTACCTTAGTACAAGCAAGCCTGGAACTACAGCTAGAGGTGAATGTTTTTGCTCAAGCCTGTACTTGTGTAACTCtcccctttttcctccccaccaTGCCTTCTTGCCCTTTAAAGCCAGGATTTTTATAAGGACTCAGTTCTCAGACTTCAAGAGAAGCCAGTGTCTACAAAAGGTTAGTATGCTGAATGCCGagatcatttttaaaatgtctgtgctAAGTTTGTGGGTTGAACTCACGCTAATATGGTGCTTAGATCTtttgaaaaagttttgaaaGCTTGAAAtcttatttaaacttttttcctcattactGGATTATTTGTTCTTCCTCAACTAGAGCTGCCTAAAaaaatggtgggtttttttttagcccGCAAAAGATGTGAGATTTTGAAGAGTACCATGACAAAAATCTAAAATCTCATAAACATAAAACAGTATTAGAAAGCTGTCAATCTAAATAATCTCTTaaaacattgtaaaaataaTCTAAGGGATCTACAACATTGAAAAAACATGAAAGCCTCCCACTACAAGCGTCTGAACCAGGGTATTCTAACTTTTCAATGGTTTCAAATTATGTTAATGTAAAATGTCATTGAAATTGATACAATTTCATAATCGATGGTGTGATCTAAATGGCTTTTAAAGTAACTATTGGcttaaaagcttttgaaaatagcAATGTCTCTGACATCAGTTTACTTTGCATTACTGTACAACTTCACAAGTAACTACTCCTTTTTAATCTTACCCTGGTCTCTTCAGCCAGTCTGGGAAGTGCATCAAAGCTCGGCATCTCCTTTCTGTTCATTACAGAAATGAAGCAAGCTCCCTCTGCCGGCACTTTGGTTGCAATAAAGCCCTGTAAAATAAAGTTATTGACAACTAGGTCTTGACAATTCAGTTTTTCAATAATTAAGATGGGAATAAagtctgtattaaaaaagtAGTAAGTGCAGGTAGTTTTTACCCCAAAACTTGAACTCAAAATGTTAAGAATAAAGAAACAAGTCCTGTATTTTGGTCAGCTTTGTAGGAGCTAGTCTCCTtgtacattttctgaaaaagcatGCTCCTTGCCACTCACCGTATCATAGTTCCAAATGGTTTTCCATGACCCTTGGGTGCTCCTTTCCTCAATAATTGCCACGCGCCATTCCCTATTGATGATCAGAATTTGGGAGCCTGAAACAATGGTGACTCGATTGCTTACTTGAGTATTCTGAGgctagaaaacaaaattaaacaaaacttttAGACTTTCAAGTTAGTCAGTTATCTCCCCAAAGCTTTAGAAAATCActgctgtaataaaataaatgctggcTCACAGGGAGCACCTTTAGTGaccacagtattttcaaaatgacaaaGAATTAAGGCTGTGGCATTCTGGAGTAGCCGTAAGAATTCTTTTAATAGATTCAATGAATAATTTCTGTATCTTAAAACTGTCATCTGGTGGTTTTAGAGTTTTATGCGTGAAAGAAATTTTAGATACCTTTCCTCCAAAGGGatggggaaagaagcaaggaaaaCTCAAGAAGCGGGGAATATGGAAATAGCAGCAATGCATGTGAACTTGGTCACTATACTCACGTAATCAGCAAGGGCTGGAGTCAGCAAGAGTCCAAGAAGGACGGTAGTCacaatctgaaatgaaaattgaaaacaaaagtgTAACTGCAGGTCTGGCCGACAAATCTGGTCATGAGAATCTTAGTGCCTTTTTCCTAATCTGGTGTTTGTGTACTCCTTAGatccttttttgctttcataCTGGAATTACAGTAGTCGCCTAGAGTCATCCTTGCTTTACCCTAGAATAATGCAAACTAGACACATAGTAGGTTGCTTTTTTAGTAGTTGAATCTGAAGGTGCTTCTGAGACCTGTATAGTCATATACAGATAATTTACAAGAATGAGGAGAAGGAATTTAAATTTCTTCTGCTTAGGCATTACGAGAAAGTGGTTGATCCATTTGTGCATTGCTCCAGTTTTGCAAAAGCATTGACAAAAATGGACATGGATTAGGCTTCCTGGAGTTTGAATAGTTAaaccttgaaaaaaatccttacgTCTTCATCTGATTAGGTTAATAGGGTTTGAGTTGCCCAccctggaggagaaaaatctcCCCAGAGAATACCTTTTTGCTGTAGACAGACATAGGCACTTCTGAGAGATAAAGGCAATGGTTTTGAATCAAAGTTTTAGTTTataaggaggaaaagaaaaaagcatgcatACTCACAGTAAATTTCATCTTGACTGCAGAGCTGATGCTAGTGCAGATGGAATGAACGATGTGAACCGTCCACCTTATATACGTTTTCAGAATTAGGTGTGGAATGGTTAAgtgttgaaataaaattattctgtaatttGTATCCCTGTCTGCAtgtcactgaaaattatttcctgctgTAACTACTTCCTAAATATGGGGATTGTACTTCTGCAAAGGTCTGATAATTATCAGATAAGAATCCATTTgcagtgaaaaattaaataagttTTATAGTAACTTTCTGACATGTActaattacttttgaaaattcacATCAAACTTAATACCAGAGATAGCctagggttaaaaaaaaaaaaaaaagccttgcagTAGAAAAAATAAGAGCCTTTGTACCTTCCAACATGGACTGTATGTTACCATGTAACCACAGGGACCACCAAAATATATGGCCCAAATACAGCATTGCCACTGAAAATTGTTTTACAATAAATAGGCAGTTCAAGCTGAAATATTACACATACCTGCAAGTCTGTGGGTGTCTGTTATTTCAGGTGGCAACAGTAATTCTTTTTCACCTTGCCTCAGCTTATTTTCTGTGGTGATGTCAATACGTATTGAAGGAGGGGATCATTCAGTTAGGGAGGTTTTTGAATACTTGGTTTTTGTGTCAAGTTGCTCAGTTTCATTTTATGTACAACCTGAGTCTGTGGCAGGGGATCACTGTAAAGATTCCAGAATTACTTTTCAACTGGAATCCagtatgttattttaaaaaaggggttttcaatatataaaaataactaacCAGTGCTGCAAGTGCAATAGTAAATTAAATTCCGGTCTGTTTCACCGAGTCGAGTCTGCAAGGCCAAAGGGACGTTTTCGATGCATTCCATTACGCCAAATGGTGGTTATATTCTTGGTTCTTTACAAGCAGCAGCGCTTCTATGGATTTGTGTGGAAAAACACAGGTTTGTGCCCGGGCTCTGAGGGCAAACCGCGCTCACCGTCGCCCGCTTGTGGCGCCGATGggttgagagagaaaaaaccgGAAAACCCCGAAGAGAAAGGTAGAGAAAAATCCCTGCGCAGCTCGACAGGAATTAACCCGTTGCTGAAGGCACAAAGAGCTTGCGGTTGCTGAGGTGCGGGAGAACCGAGGCGGAGGACGGGCGAAGAGCAGCCCTGAGGCGGCGTCGGGCGGGAGGGCGCCCTGAGGGGCCGCTGGGCGGGAAAAACGGCGGGAAAACCCTGCTGAGGCGGCgagggccggggccgccgcaccGCAGTGACTTTGGCGGGAGCAGCCGCGGcacatttctgtcatttcagctttattaatttacagttattgaagtatttttttcccaaaagactGTTGTTAGACCTGCTGTCGGTGTCTCAAATGAGAATAtctatttttgtgtttaaaaaaaaaaaaaatccctcacaAATCAGGTTCTCTCAGCATCCTGAATTTGTCTTAAAAGACATGAGGATattcaaataaatttattaGATTATAGTATGGCTTTTTAATGATGCTCAAGTCACACTTTTGAACTTCTTTCTGTCAATACAGTTTTTcaggtgttttaaaatgtaaatgcagtTGAACCTTCATATTCTGCCTGCTGTTGGCTAAAACAGAGCGGTAGGATTTAGGATAAAATCTGTGACTTTGTATTGCTGATGTGTCATGCTGATGGGTGGCCCTCAGAACTTAAATTACAATTTTCATTAAATGAGGGAAGGTGATGATTTGGTATTTTCCAGGCAGCCCAAGTTACTGAAGTGGTTGTTGCAGATCACAGAAATTGTGTTTAGTGATAAAACTCAGGCCTGCCTCATCGTTGCTGAGAAGGTTCTTCTATTGCAAGGTAAAAAACTCCGATTTTCTACGCTGTTACGAATATCTATGTATTTCTGTACTTGTATGGACATTTTGAGAGTCCCAGTATTGATGTCTCTTCAGGTTCACTGGCGTCTTTGCTCTCATGTCTCTGCTTAGCAATCTCTTTTTGAGTCTTATTATCTTCCTAATCAGTTTAAACCTGAATCAATTTAAATTTGAGTAATGAAGATTGTGAAATGTAATGACATCCCAGTTAAAGCAAGAAACCTGCCAGAATGTAATACTGCAATTAAATTCTTACGGTCTGGAAGAAGCAAATACTTTGCTTCATCGGTTCAGTAGTAGTTCCCTGTCTTCTGTAAAGTTTTAATCGTTACTAATGGTTAATTTAAGCTTTtcatggaataaaaataaaagcttggaGATGCATTAAGCATCACAATATGTAATATTGtagtaaaaatgtattttaaaatgtgcatgaAGTTAAAGTAGTTTTGCGAGAAGCTGGCCCTTGTTGCAAACATTTTGTGCCCTCTACTTGAGATTTTGGCCTTAAACGAGGTGATATTGGAGCAGGCGTCATCCCTTGCCGGAAGCATCCATGCGCTGGTATTCCCTGCCAAGGGGACTGTGGACTCTCTGGTTTGAGCCCCGTTGAGGGAATCCCTGTATCCCTGCAAGGCTGCTGCCCTCCTTGCACACGGGGCTGTGACAGCTGGGGCTGCGGGATGTTGTGCTGTACCGTAGGCCCTGCTCAGGTCAGATCCTCGCTGCCGCGGGGGACTTTAAATCATCATCTGTTAACAGAGTCTGGCCCGTAGTCTTCAAGGGCTCAAAGGCCCccagaaagacattttccagTGACACGCGATCGGATAAGCGAAGAGGGTTGTGACTGTTTTATCTCAGGAAAAGGGCAGTGTAAAGTTGGAAAAGAAGGAGATTCTCTCTGGAACCCCCAGGCAAGTCGGACAGGAACTTCTGTTTAAATACTGCAACCATAtggttgcttttcttttgaggtgctaaaatatatttgggtgcagttttgctttggt contains:
- the GKN1 gene encoding gastrokine-1 — encoded protein: MKFTIVTTVLLGLLLTPALADYPQNTQVSNRVTIVSGSQILIINREWRVAIIEERSTQGSWKTIWNYDTGFIATKVPAEGACFISVMNRKEMPSFDALPRLAEETRNLKGQGQTTKEITFVLMKRLVRDLNSYGPDIFAMCRGLTTYMAYEVHGPQYIYNQGSCIRLDVLQLLDLNYCHGNNKV